The bacterium genome has a window encoding:
- a CDS encoding serine/threonine protein kinase: MLSNFKLDVEYHIQRKIADGGMGSVYEALQCGVQGFTKTVAIKVLLPQYAQNKLYLDMFINEARLVASLVHENIVSLYHLGFHDNAYVIVMEYIDGYSLNEFLEHHRKIGKRIPEEIAVFIASRIARGLSYAHTRPNMVSVVHRDVSPRNILITSEGLPKLADFGLAMVVEGTGGKQTYRAGKMAYMSPEQAKGETLDRRTDIFSLGAVLFEMLTLHRIRKGTTKAGPSLKQAMEGEVNWDLLKVNDRLNTILKRCLALDPNNRYNKTPELAEDLERYIYEGGYGPTIAALKAYAEKIGINS, translated from the coding sequence ATGCTTTCCAACTTTAAACTGGATGTAGAATATCATATTCAACGCAAAATAGCCGATGGCGGCATGGGTTCGGTTTATGAAGCACTTCAATGTGGTGTGCAGGGCTTTACAAAAACGGTTGCCATCAAAGTACTCTTACCTCAATACGCCCAAAATAAACTTTATCTCGACATGTTTATTAATGAAGCACGTCTGGTAGCGTCTCTTGTTCACGAAAATATAGTTTCTCTTTATCATTTAGGCTTTCACGATAATGCTTATGTCATTGTAATGGAGTATATTGATGGTTATTCGCTGAATGAATTTTTGGAACATCACCGTAAAATAGGAAAAAGAATACCCGAAGAAATAGCCGTGTTTATTGCCAGCCGCATTGCCAGGGGCCTGTCGTATGCCCATACAAGGCCCAACATGGTATCGGTAGTGCACCGCGATGTAAGCCCGCGCAATATATTAATTACAAGTGAAGGATTGCCAAAATTGGCCGATTTTGGATTGGCCATGGTAGTGGAGGGCACTGGAGGTAAACAAACCTACCGCGCCGGTAAAATGGCCTACATGTCGCCCGAGCAGGCAAAGGGCGAGACGCTCGATAGAAGAACGGATATTTTTTCGTTAGGTGCCGTTTTGTTTGAAATGCTCACACTGCATCGCATTAGAAAAGGCACAACCAAAGCTGGCCCCTCATTAAAACAAGCGATGGAGGGAGAAGTAAATTGGGATTTACTTAAAGTGAACGATCGTTTAAACACCATTTTAAAACGTTGTTTAGCTCTTGATCCTAATAATCGTTACAATAAAACCCCGGAGCTGGCTGAAGACTTGGAACGTTACATTTACGAAGGCG